In Pseudomonas sp. DNDY-54, a genomic segment contains:
- the minE gene encoding cell division topological specificity factor MinE: MNLLDFFRERKKKETPANIAKERLQIIVAHERGQRTQPDYLPALQKELVEVIRKYVNIDSDQVQVALEDQGSCSILELNITLPDR, translated from the coding sequence ATGAACCTTCTTGACTTCTTTCGCGAGCGCAAGAAGAAGGAAACGCCTGCTAACATCGCCAAGGAACGCCTACAAATTATCGTCGCGCATGAGCGCGGCCAGCGTACCCAGCCCGATTACCTGCCAGCCTTGCAAAAAGAACTGGTCGAGGTCATCCGCAAGTACGTCAACATCGACAGTGATCAGGTCCAGGTCGCCCTGGAAGATCAAGGTAGCTGCTCAATCCTTGAACTGAACATCACACTGCCGGATCGTTAA
- the minD gene encoding septum site-determining protein MinD has translation MAKILVVTSGKGGVGKTTTSAAIGTGLALRGHKTVIVDFDVGLRNLDLIMGCERRVVYDFVNVIQGDATLSQALIKDKRLENLFVLAASQTRDKDALTLEGVGKVIDELAKTFEFVICDSPAGIEKGAHLAMYFADEAIVVTNPEVSSVRDSDRMLGLLASKSRRAENGEDSIKEHLLLTRYNPERVVKGEMLGVEDVEEILSIRLLGVIPESQAVLKASNQGVPVILDDQSDAGQAYSDAVDRLLGKEVNHRFLDVKKQGFLQRLFGGRE, from the coding sequence TTGGCCAAGATCCTCGTAGTCACTTCCGGCAAAGGTGGCGTCGGTAAAACCACTACCAGCGCCGCCATCGGTACCGGCCTCGCCCTGCGCGGCCACAAGACCGTCATCGTCGACTTTGACGTTGGCCTGCGTAATCTGGACCTGATCATGGGCTGCGAGCGTCGCGTCGTGTATGACTTCGTCAATGTCATCCAGGGCGATGCCACCCTCAGCCAAGCACTGATTAAAGACAAGCGCCTCGAGAACCTCTTCGTGCTGGCCGCCAGCCAGACCCGCGATAAGGATGCGCTAACGCTGGAAGGCGTCGGCAAGGTGATCGATGAGCTGGCCAAAACGTTCGAATTCGTCATTTGCGACTCTCCAGCAGGCATCGAGAAAGGCGCGCATTTGGCGATGTACTTCGCCGACGAAGCCATCGTCGTGACCAACCCAGAGGTTTCTTCGGTTCGCGACTCGGACCGCATGCTGGGCCTGCTGGCAAGCAAGTCCCGTCGTGCCGAGAACGGCGAAGACTCGATCAAGGAACATCTGCTACTGACCCGTTACAACCCAGAGCGCGTCGTTAAAGGCGAAATGCTCGGTGTCGAGGACGTCGAGGAGATCCTGTCGATCCGCCTGCTGGGCGTTATTCCGGAATCACAAGCGGTGCTCAAGGCATCCAACCAGGGCGTACCGGTCATCCTTGATGATCAGAGCGATGCCGGCCAGGCGTACAGCGACGCAGTTGATCGACTGCTGGGCAAAGAAGTGAATCATCGCTTCCTTGATGTGAAAAAGCAGGGCTTCCTGCAACGACTGTTCGGAGGTCGCGAATGA
- the minC gene encoding septum site-determining protein MinC has translation MSQADPLDQSPVFQLKGSMLAITVLELTQNDLERLDQQLAIKVGQAPDFFNNTPLVLALDKLPASCDLDLPALVALCRKHGLRTLALRAGDPQIVEAASTLDLPVLPPSGAKERKLDLTGKASAEPGKPAEPAYRPTRVVTTPIRGGQQVYARDGDLIVLAAVSPGAELLADGNIHVYGPLRGRALAGIKGDTNARIFCQQLAAEMVSIAGHYKVAEDLRRDPLWTEAVQMTLSGDVLNITRL, from the coding sequence ATGAGCCAAGCCGATCCTCTCGACCAATCCCCCGTGTTCCAGCTCAAAGGCAGCATGCTCGCCATTACCGTACTGGAGCTGACGCAGAACGATCTGGAACGTCTCGATCAACAGCTCGCCATAAAGGTCGGGCAGGCGCCGGACTTTTTCAACAATACGCCGTTGGTGCTTGCACTGGACAAGCTGCCCGCTAGCTGCGATCTGGACCTGCCGGCGCTCGTCGCGCTGTGCCGCAAGCATGGTCTGCGCACCTTGGCCCTGCGTGCTGGAGATCCGCAAATCGTTGAAGCAGCCAGCACGCTAGACCTTCCGGTTTTGCCGCCGTCCGGTGCCAAGGAACGCAAGCTGGACCTGACCGGCAAGGCGTCGGCAGAGCCGGGAAAACCAGCCGAACCGGCCTACCGCCCTACCCGCGTAGTGACCACCCCGATCCGCGGCGGCCAGCAGGTCTATGCCAGAGACGGCGACCTGATTGTGCTGGCTGCCGTCAGTCCTGGCGCGGAACTTCTCGCCGATGGAAACATCCATGTGTACGGTCCGCTTCGTGGGCGCGCCTTGGCGGGCATCAAAGGGGACACGAATGCGCGGATATTTTGTCAGCAGCTCGCCGCCGAAATGGTCTCAATCGCCGGGCACTACAAGGTCGCGGAAGACCTGCGGCGTGACCCGCTTTGGACCGAAGCCGTACAGATGACGCTATCCGGCGACGTGTTGAACATCACCCGCCTTTAA
- a CDS encoding lipid A biosynthesis lauroyl acyltransferase, giving the protein MDRPRFNASFLHPRFWPLWLGLGLLWLVVQLPYRALLMLGRCLGALMYRVARSRRHIARRNLQLCFPELSDKERERMLRENFASTGIAFFEMAMSWWWPKARLQRLARIKGLEHLQQAQADGQGVILMTLHFTTLEIGGALLGQWHTIDGMYREHKNPVFDYVQRRGRERHNDDATAIEREDVRAMIKVLRAGRAIWYAPDQDYGRKQSLFVPWFGIPVATVTATTKFSRLGRAKVMPYTLERLPRGEGYSLVVHPPLEDFPGESEEADCGRINEWIEDAVRQHPEQYLWAHRRFKTRPVGEPSLYRKLPKKPITP; this is encoded by the coding sequence ATGGATCGTCCCCGTTTCAATGCTTCGTTTCTCCACCCGCGTTTCTGGCCACTGTGGCTGGGCCTTGGGTTGCTATGGCTGGTCGTCCAACTGCCGTATCGGGCGCTCTTGATGCTTGGGCGCTGCCTCGGCGCGCTCATGTATCGGGTGGCCCGTTCGAGACGACATATTGCGCGGCGGAACCTTCAACTGTGCTTTCCCGAGCTGAGCGATAAAGAACGCGAGCGAATGCTGCGTGAGAATTTCGCCTCGACGGGGATCGCGTTTTTCGAGATGGCCATGAGTTGGTGGTGGCCCAAGGCGCGGCTACAGCGGCTGGCACGGATCAAAGGACTGGAGCATTTGCAGCAGGCCCAGGCGGACGGTCAGGGCGTGATTTTGATGACGCTGCATTTCACCACGCTGGAAATAGGCGGCGCACTGCTTGGGCAGTGGCACACCATCGATGGGATGTATCGCGAGCATAAGAATCCAGTCTTTGACTACGTGCAGCGGCGCGGCCGCGAGCGGCACAACGATGATGCGACGGCGATTGAACGAGAAGACGTGCGCGCCATGATCAAGGTGCTGCGCGCGGGGCGAGCGATCTGGTACGCCCCCGATCAGGATTACGGCCGCAAGCAGAGCCTGTTTGTACCCTGGTTCGGCATTCCGGTGGCAACGGTGACTGCTACCACCAAATTTTCGCGCCTGGGGCGGGCTAAGGTGATGCCTTACACGCTGGAGCGTCTGCCCCGTGGCGAGGGTTATAGCCTGGTGGTGCATCCTCCACTGGAAGATTTTCCAGGCGAAAGCGAGGAGGCCGATTGCGGACGTATCAACGAGTGGATTGAAGATGCGGTCAGGCAGCACCCGGAGCAGTATCTGTGGGCGCACCGCCGCTTCAAGACCCGGCCCGTTGGGGAGCCGAGCCTCTACCGCAAGCTGCCAAAGAAGCCGATTACCCCATAA
- a CDS encoding pirin family protein, translated as MSIREVLSISTGRATSDGAGVRLTRLFGGAAPEQFDPFLMLDEFGSDDPDEYLAGFPPHPHRGFETITYMIEGRMRHEDHLGNVGLLESGGVQWMTAARGVIHSEMPQQEHGVMRGFQLWLNLPAKSKLDDPDYRDFMPAEIPRITLPSGIEAVVIAGRLMAEGVDQPGAVQRPDTEPQLFDLNLPAGGSIEPQLVDGHRLLLYVFEGEITVAGKRLAKNKLARLSEHGWLNLASSEGARVLLLAGRPIREPIVQYGPFVMNSREEIEQALRDFRAGVLMG; from the coding sequence ATGTCTATACGTGAAGTGCTTTCAATCAGCACCGGCCGCGCCACCTCTGACGGCGCCGGTGTTCGCCTGACACGGCTGTTTGGCGGCGCCGCGCCGGAGCAGTTCGATCCGTTTCTGATGCTTGACGAATTCGGCTCCGACGACCCCGATGAGTACCTTGCCGGCTTTCCACCTCACCCGCACCGCGGCTTCGAAACGATCACCTATATGATCGAAGGCCGCATGCGCCATGAAGACCATCTGGGTAATGTCGGGCTGCTCGAAAGCGGCGGTGTGCAATGGATGACGGCGGCGCGCGGTGTGATCCACAGTGAAATGCCACAGCAGGAACACGGCGTGATGCGTGGCTTTCAACTGTGGTTGAACCTACCGGCAAAGAGCAAGTTGGATGATCCCGACTACCGCGACTTCATGCCTGCGGAAATCCCTCGGATAACGTTGCCAAGCGGCATCGAAGCGGTCGTCATCGCCGGCCGGCTCATGGCCGAAGGCGTCGATCAGCCAGGCGCGGTGCAACGGCCCGATACCGAACCCCAGCTGTTTGATTTGAACCTTCCCGCCGGCGGCAGCATCGAGCCGCAGCTGGTCGACGGGCACCGGTTGCTCCTCTATGTTTTCGAAGGCGAGATCACTGTCGCCGGCAAGCGCCTGGCGAAAAACAAGCTCGCCAGGCTGTCGGAACACGGCTGGCTAAACCTGGCATCCAGCGAAGGTGCGCGTGTACTGCTGTTGGCCGGCAGGCCCATCCGCGAGCCGATCGTTCAGTACGGCCCGTTCGTGATGAACAGCCGAGAGGAGATCGAGCAGGCGCTGCGTGACTTTCGCGCTGGCGTCCTTATGGGGTAA
- a CDS encoding VacJ family lipoprotein produces MLALLFLSSGLANAQTPIADEDGFTFPLRELEFNPGLDQREFERATFDALNIYDPWESLNRRMYYFNYRLDQWVMLPAVRGYRYVTPQIVRTGVSNFFSNLGEIPTLFNSMAQLKGERAMNTTARLLFNTILGVGGIWDPATRMGLPRYNEDFGQTLGFYGVPHGPYLILPALGPSNLRDTAGQAMDFGVERQFDYFSYAEASGGEFGLTALRLIDIRHTTSLRYGQLNSPFEYEKVRYVYTRARELQIEE; encoded by the coding sequence CTGCTTGCGCTGCTCTTTTTGTCCAGCGGACTTGCCAACGCCCAGACGCCTATCGCAGACGAGGACGGCTTCACCTTTCCTCTGCGCGAACTGGAGTTCAACCCTGGGCTGGATCAACGCGAATTCGAGCGCGCTACGTTCGACGCCCTGAATATCTATGACCCCTGGGAGTCGCTGAACCGCCGCATGTACTACTTCAACTACCGGCTGGATCAGTGGGTGATGCTGCCCGCGGTGCGCGGTTATCGCTACGTCACCCCGCAGATAGTGCGCACCGGTGTCAGTAACTTCTTCAGCAACCTCGGCGAAATACCAACGCTGTTCAACAGCATGGCGCAACTGAAAGGCGAGCGCGCGATGAATACCACAGCTCGCCTGCTGTTCAATACCATCCTCGGTGTCGGCGGTATCTGGGACCCAGCCACCCGCATGGGCCTTCCCCGCTATAACGAGGACTTCGGCCAGACCCTTGGGTTTTATGGTGTCCCTCACGGCCCCTATCTGATTTTGCCGGCGCTCGGACCGTCCAACCTGCGTGACACCGCCGGTCAAGCAATGGATTTCGGTGTTGAACGGCAATTCGACTATTTCAGCTACGCCGAGGCGAGCGGTGGCGAATTCGGCCTCACCGCGCTGCGATTGATCGACATTCGCCACACGACGAGCCTCCGCTACGGACAACTGAATTCGCCGTTCGAGTACGAGAAAGTCCGCTATGTCTATACTCGGGCGCGCGAGCTGCAGATCGAGGAATGA
- a CDS encoding serine/threonine protein kinase has product MRLLTCLTALLSLSGMPVFAADISVEQYGYPLDNPFEATIATTPAALRAEVPSDDDIDQADYKLRLRPEREFTLPDNFWAVKRLTYRLARQPGPAPLMFIISGTGASYASGKTEDLKRLFYGAGYHVVQLSSPTSFDFIAAASRYATPGYSPDDAKDLYRVMQAVRAQQHELPVTEFNLTGYSLGALHAAFVSKLDETRQSFNFKRVLMLNPPVNVYTSINNLDKLVQTRVEDIDSTTTFYEVILEKLTRYYRQHGSINLDEAMLFDFQRSALRLTDEQMAMLIGSVFRFSAADIVFTSDLINRRGLVVPPDYPIDEGTSLEPFFRRSLLCDFDCYITEQLIPMWRAQQDGGSLAQLVEQVSLYALEDYLRESPKIAVMHNADDIILGAGDLGFLRRTFGDRMTLYPRGGHCGNLNYRVNAQAMLEFFRG; this is encoded by the coding sequence ATGCGCTTGCTCACGTGCCTCACTGCGCTGCTGTCGCTGTCCGGAATGCCAGTATTCGCCGCAGACATCAGCGTTGAGCAGTATGGCTACCCGCTGGACAACCCATTCGAAGCGACGATAGCGACCACTCCCGCCGCGTTGCGCGCCGAGGTCCCCAGCGATGACGACATTGATCAAGCTGACTATAAGTTGCGGCTGCGCCCCGAACGTGAATTCACCCTGCCGGACAATTTCTGGGCGGTTAAGCGACTGACCTATCGCCTGGCGCGGCAACCCGGCCCAGCCCCGCTCATGTTCATCATCTCAGGGACCGGTGCAAGCTATGCGTCGGGCAAGACCGAGGATCTTAAACGGCTCTTCTACGGGGCTGGCTACCACGTGGTGCAGCTGTCCTCGCCCACCAGTTTCGATTTCATCGCCGCTGCCTCACGCTACGCCACGCCGGGCTACAGCCCCGATGATGCGAAGGACCTCTATCGAGTGATGCAAGCGGTCCGCGCCCAACAGCATGAGCTACCTGTAACCGAATTCAACCTCACCGGCTACAGCCTCGGCGCGCTCCATGCCGCCTTTGTCAGCAAGCTTGACGAGACGCGTCAGAGCTTCAATTTCAAACGCGTACTGATGCTTAACCCGCCGGTGAATGTGTACACCTCCATCAACAACCTCGACAAGCTGGTGCAGACCCGTGTCGAGGACATCGATAGCACCACCACGTTCTATGAAGTCATCCTGGAGAAGCTCACCCGATATTACCGCCAGCACGGTTCGATCAACCTCGACGAGGCCATGCTGTTCGACTTCCAGCGCTCCGCTCTGCGGCTGACCGACGAACAGATGGCGATGCTGATCGGCTCGGTATTTCGCTTCTCCGCGGCGGACATCGTGTTCACCTCGGATCTGATAAACCGCAGAGGATTAGTCGTACCGCCGGACTATCCAATCGATGAAGGCACCAGCCTCGAGCCGTTCTTCCGACGTTCACTGCTGTGTGATTTCGATTGCTACATCACCGAGCAGCTCATCCCCATGTGGCGCGCCCAGCAAGATGGGGGGAGCCTGGCGCAACTGGTTGAACAAGTCAGCCTCTATGCGCTGGAAGATTACTTACGCGAGAGCCCCAAGATCGCCGTCATGCATAACGCTGATGACATCATTCTGGGCGCCGGTGACCTGGGCTTCCTGCGTCGGACCTTCGGCGATCGCATGACGCTTTATCCGCGTGGCGGCCATTGCGGCAACCTTAATTACCGGGTCAATGCCCAAGCGATGCTGGAGTTTTTCCGTGGTTAA
- a CDS encoding DUF2061 domain-containing protein: MTKTITFTLMHFCIAFSVTYALTGSLAAGGLVAAIEPLCNSVGFYFHEKIWHRLETRQKPRERIPAHAWLHHQA; this comes from the coding sequence ATGACCAAGACAATCACGTTCACCTTGATGCACTTCTGCATCGCCTTTTCGGTGACCTATGCCTTGACTGGAAGTCTCGCCGCGGGTGGCCTCGTTGCCGCGATCGAGCCACTTTGCAACTCGGTGGGTTTCTACTTCCACGAAAAGATCTGGCACCGACTGGAAACCCGCCAGAAGCCACGCGAGCGGATTCCCGCTCATGCCTGGCTGCATCATCAGGCCTAG
- a CDS encoding DUF485 domain-containing protein, translated as MQNEDVYRQIYANPRFQELVAKRGRFAWLLSAIMLGAYLAFILLIAFDPAILGIPLTADTVTTWGIPVGVGVIFMAFILTGIYVQRANGEFDRINQEILNEAQQ; from the coding sequence ATGCAAAACGAAGATGTTTATCGGCAAATCTATGCCAATCCGCGCTTCCAGGAACTGGTCGCTAAACGTGGCCGCTTCGCGTGGCTGCTGTCGGCCATCATGCTTGGCGCCTACCTCGCCTTTATTCTGTTGATCGCTTTCGATCCAGCCATTCTTGGTATTCCGCTCACGGCGGATACGGTTACCACTTGGGGCATTCCCGTCGGGGTTGGTGTGATCTTCATGGCGTTCATTCTCACGGGCATTTACGTCCAGCGAGCCAATGGCGAGTTCGATCGCATCAATCAGGAAATCCTCAACGAGGCTCAGCAATAA
- a CDS encoding cation acetate symporter, which yields MIMRLLMAAVLLAASPLLLADAITGEVEKQATNYTAIIMFVVFIVFTMGITKWAAKRNTSTSDYYTAGGSITGFQNGLAIAGDFMSAASFLGISALVYTSGYDGLIYSIGFLVGWPVILFLMAERLRNLGKFTFSDVASYRLGQTQIRILSAFGSLIVVAFYLIAQMVGAGKLIQLLFGLDYYVAVVLVGVLMVMYVLFGGMLATTWVQIIKAVLLLSGATFMAVMVMKAVNFDFGSLFAEAVNIHEKGAAIMSPGGLVSDPISAISLGLALMFGTAGLPHILMRFFTVADAKEARKSVFYATGFIGYFYILTFIIGFGAILLVSTNPEFKDAAGAIIGGTNMVAIHLANAVGGNLFLGFISAVAFATILAVVAGLTLAGASAVSHDLYACVIKKGKAKEEDEMRVTKITTLTLGVVAILLGIIFEKQNIAFMVGLAFSIAASCNFPVLFLSMYWKGLSTRGALIGGSLGLATALVLTVISPTVWVDVFGYAEAIFPYKYPALFSMIVAFAGIWFFSVTDKSKSAGLERERFFSQFVRSQTGLGSSGAVAH from the coding sequence ATGATCATGCGTCTTTTGATGGCGGCCGTTCTTTTGGCTGCCTCCCCCTTGCTGCTCGCGGACGCCATCACCGGCGAAGTCGAGAAGCAGGCGACGAACTACACCGCGATCATCATGTTCGTGGTGTTCATCGTTTTCACGATGGGTATTACCAAGTGGGCGGCCAAGCGCAATACGTCCACATCTGACTATTACACCGCCGGCGGCAGCATCACGGGTTTTCAGAACGGTCTGGCGATTGCGGGTGACTTCATGTCCGCGGCGTCATTCCTGGGTATTTCGGCGCTGGTTTACACCAGCGGCTACGATGGGCTGATCTACTCCATCGGCTTTCTGGTTGGCTGGCCGGTCATTCTGTTCCTGATGGCCGAGCGTCTGCGCAACTTGGGCAAGTTCACCTTCTCCGACGTGGCGTCCTATCGCCTCGGGCAGACGCAGATCCGCATCCTCTCGGCGTTTGGCTCGCTGATCGTGGTGGCCTTCTACTTGATCGCGCAGATGGTAGGGGCTGGGAAGCTCATCCAGTTGCTGTTTGGCCTTGATTACTACGTGGCCGTGGTGCTGGTCGGCGTGCTCATGGTCATGTACGTGCTGTTTGGCGGCATGCTTGCAACAACGTGGGTGCAGATCATCAAGGCGGTGCTGCTGCTGTCCGGTGCAACCTTCATGGCCGTGATGGTCATGAAAGCGGTGAACTTCGACTTCGGCAGCCTCTTCGCCGAGGCGGTGAACATTCACGAAAAGGGCGCCGCGATCATGAGTCCGGGCGGTCTGGTTTCCGACCCTATCTCCGCGATTTCCCTCGGTTTGGCCTTGATGTTTGGTACTGCCGGTCTGCCGCATATCCTCATGCGCTTCTTCACCGTGGCGGACGCCAAGGAAGCACGCAAGAGCGTCTTCTACGCGACTGGCTTCATTGGCTACTTCTATATCCTGACGTTCATTATCGGGTTCGGCGCGATTCTGCTGGTCAGCACCAATCCGGAATTCAAAGACGCTGCAGGCGCCATCATCGGCGGCACCAACATGGTTGCCATTCATCTGGCGAACGCCGTTGGCGGTAATCTTTTCCTTGGCTTCATCTCCGCCGTGGCGTTCGCCACGATTCTCGCGGTGGTCGCCGGACTGACGCTCGCCGGTGCATCCGCGGTGTCACATGACCTGTATGCCTGTGTGATCAAGAAAGGCAAGGCCAAGGAAGAGGACGAGATGCGCGTCACCAAGATCACCACGCTGACCCTGGGCGTGGTGGCAATTCTGCTGGGTATCATCTTCGAAAAGCAGAACATCGCCTTTATGGTGGGCCTGGCATTCTCGATCGCAGCCAGCTGCAACTTCCCCGTGCTGTTCCTTTCGATGTACTGGAAGGGCTTGAGCACCCGCGGCGCGCTCATTGGGGGCTCGTTGGGTCTGGCGACGGCGCTCGTCCTGACGGTTATAAGTCCGACCGTCTGGGTGGACGTGTTCGGCTATGCCGAAGCGATCTTCCCGTATAAATACCCGGCGCTGTTCTCGATGATTGTCGCGTTCGCAGGCATCTGGTTCTTCTCGGTTACTGATAAGTCCAAGTCGGCAGGCCTCGAACGTGAACGTTTCTTCTCGCAGTTCGTTCGCTCGCAGACCGGGCTCGGCTCGAGCGGTGCTGTTGCGCACTGA
- a CDS encoding IS3 family transposase (programmed frameshift): protein MDQGVKRTQRDYSLTFKLAVVDQIEKGELTYKQAQGRYGIQGRSTVLVWLRKHGRQDWSQGASIRADRSQTVADPKDLTPEQRIKELEQQLQFVSQKAQFFEAVVDVLEKDYGVSIGKKATRQVLSQEQVKGLTIVRACQFLSISRQAYYKRNRAADQRHMQAEQVARYVERARLRQPRIGTRKLHHLLHNQPDNSLKIGRDQLFRILAERRLLVLPKRAYHKTTHSFHRFYRHPNRLKPGPEQITVAAPEHVWVADITYLPARSGPLYLSLVTDAYSRKIIGHHVHKGLHAESVAIAYRQALRGRQGHQVLVHHSDRGIQYCSALYQALHKRHGVQCSMTDGYDCYQNALAERVNGILKNELLLRSPNDLEQARTMVSEAIRIYNTERPHLALKYKTPDAVHRAF from the exons ATGGATCAAGGTGTAAAGCGGACTCAGCGTGATTACTCGCTGACTTTTAAATTGGCTGTGGTTGATCAGATCGAAAAGGGCGAGCTGACCTACAAGCAGGCACAGGGTCGGTATGGGATCCAAGGCCGGTCTACTGTTTTGGTATGGTTGCGTAAGCATGGTCGGCAGGATTGGAGCCAGGGGGCCTCGATTCGAGCCGACAGGAGCCAAACCGTGGCCGACCCGAAAGATCTGACGCCCGAGCAACGCATCAAGGAGCTGGAGCAGCAACTGCAGTTCGTGAGCCAGAAGGCCCAGTTCTTCGAAGCTGTGGTCGATGTGTTGGAGAAAGATTACGGCGTTTCGATCG GTAAAAAAGCGACCCGGCAAGTCCTCTCGCAAGAACAAGTCAAAGGGCTGACTATCGTCAGGGCTTGCCAGTTTCTTTCCATCAGTCGTCAGGCTTACTACAAGCGCAACCGTGCCGCTGATCAGCGCCATATGCAGGCCGAGCAGGTGGCTCGCTATGTCGAACGAGCTCGGCTACGCCAGCCGCGGATCGGCACGCGCAAGCTGCATCACCTTCTGCACAACCAGCCCGATAACAGCCTGAAGATCGGGCGCGACCAGCTATTCAGGATCTTGGCCGAACGTCGTCTGCTGGTGCTGCCCAAGCGCGCGTACCACAAGACTACCCATAGTTTTCATCGGTTTTATCGGCATCCAAACCGGCTCAAGCCTGGCCCCGAGCAGATCACGGTGGCTGCGCCTGAACATGTTTGGGTGGCTGATATCACTTACCTACCTGCTCGAAGTGGTCCTCTGTATCTAAGCCTAGTCACTGACGCCTACTCACGAAAGATCATCGGCCATCATGTCCATAAGGGCTTGCATGCCGAGTCCGTGGCGATCGCCTATAGGCAAGCACTGAGAGGGCGCCAGGGTCATCAGGTGCTGGTCCACCACTCTGATCGCGGCATCCAATATTGCTCGGCGCTTTATCAGGCGCTGCACAAACGCCACGGTGTGCAGTGCTCAATGACTGACGGCTACGACTGTTATCAGAACGCGCTTGCGGAGCGGGTGAATGGAATCCTGAAGAACGAACTGCTGCTTCGCAGCCCCAATGATTTGGAACAGGCTAGAACGATGGTCAGCGAGGCCATCAGGATCTACAACACGGAGCGGCCGCATCTGGCCCTGAAATACAAAACGCCCGATGCGGTGCATCGGGCGTTTTAG